The following proteins are encoded in a genomic region of Ornithinibacillus sp. 4-3:
- a CDS encoding PaaI family thioesterase, protein MEERLKRLEREFNESTFWQFLGIHIIEIKEGTAKTELNIHPSLLNVNGTLHGGIYATILDSTMGLTSRTIGMDGSVTLQMNVQFLSSVTNGKVYAEANIVHRTRSTALVEGKLYDETNKLLAHSTATFKMIRK, encoded by the coding sequence ATGGAAGAACGATTAAAAAGGTTAGAAAGAGAATTTAATGAAAGTACTTTTTGGCAGTTTTTAGGGATACATATTATTGAAATAAAAGAAGGAACAGCAAAAACAGAGTTAAATATTCATCCTTCATTACTAAATGTTAATGGAACGCTTCATGGTGGTATCTATGCGACCATACTTGATTCAACGATGGGATTAACCTCAAGAACAATCGGTATGGATGGATCAGTAACTTTGCAGATGAATGTTCAATTTTTAAGCTCAGTAACGAATGGCAAGGTTTATGCAGAAGCGAATATTGTGCATCGAACTCGCTCGACTGCGTTGGTAGAAGGCAAATTATATGATGAGACTAATAAATTGCTTGCACATAGTACGGCAACTTTTAAAATGATTCGTAAATAA
- a CDS encoding DSD1 family PLP-dependent enzyme: MTSIEQYRREYLGKSVEELPTPSLLLDLDLFEKNITKMSEHAKQVGIYIRPHSKAHKSPEIARRQLAAGAVGICTATIQEATAMVDAGVEGVLITSPMAGREKIQRLVALTQKQPSLLTVVDNALHVEQLNEVACQSNVKLNVLIDIDPNLNRTGVAAGAATIALADCIMKQSHIQLCGVQCYSGKSAHIHGYQERYRHSKEAMTPGMETFLKLKEMGYPVEIMTGGSTGTYNIDPTFGVMTELQVGSYIFMDTDYHLIGGKEKAEYDDFDNALTVLATVVSKNHSGIATIDAGLKAMATDRTFNPRIKGNQKIDFQFSGDEHGRLSFNEAEVSIQLGDRVEVIAPHCDPTVNLYQRFMCVRNGIVEDIWEIGGKY, translated from the coding sequence ATGACATCTATCGAACAATATAGACGGGAGTATCTAGGGAAAAGCGTTGAGGAACTACCAACGCCATCTCTATTATTGGATTTAGATTTATTCGAAAAAAATATTACGAAAATGAGTGAGCATGCAAAACAAGTTGGGATTTATATTCGTCCTCATTCAAAGGCGCATAAATCCCCAGAGATTGCTCGTAGACAATTAGCTGCTGGGGCTGTGGGTATTTGTACAGCAACCATTCAAGAAGCAACAGCAATGGTAGATGCAGGAGTGGAAGGGGTTTTAATTACATCACCAATGGCTGGGCGTGAGAAAATCCAAAGGCTTGTAGCATTGACTCAAAAACAACCAAGCCTTCTAACAGTAGTAGATAATGCATTACATGTAGAACAATTGAATGAAGTGGCTTGTCAATCGAACGTAAAATTAAATGTACTTATTGATATTGACCCAAATCTAAATCGTACAGGAGTTGCTGCTGGAGCAGCAACGATTGCATTGGCGGATTGTATTATGAAGCAATCACATATCCAGTTATGTGGAGTCCAATGCTATAGCGGTAAATCAGCACATATTCATGGGTATCAAGAGCGTTATCGTCATTCAAAGGAAGCAATGACACCAGGAATGGAAACCTTTTTAAAGCTTAAAGAAATGGGCTATCCAGTAGAGATTATGACTGGTGGAAGTACAGGGACATATAATATTGATCCGACCTTTGGTGTGATGACAGAGCTTCAAGTAGGCTCTTATATTTTCATGGATACGGATTATCATTTAATTGGTGGTAAAGAAAAAGCAGAATATGATGATTTTGATAATGCATTGACTGTACTAGCTACAGTTGTAAGCAAAAATCATTCTGGTATTGCAACCATTGATGCTGGATTAAAGGCGATGGCAACAGATCGAACATTTAATCCACGAATTAAAGGGAATCAGAAAATTGATTTTCAATTCTCAGGGGATGAGCATGGAAGATTAAGCTTTAATGAAGCAGAGGTTTCTATCCAGCTTGGCGATCGTGTAGAAGTGATTGCTCCACATTGTGATCCAACAGTGAATTTATATCAACGTTTTATGTGTGTACGAAATGGTATCGTTGAAGATATTTGGGAAATCGGTGGGAAGTATTAA
- a CDS encoding RidA family protein: MSVEARLKELNITLEEAQPSANKFVPVNQTGNLLYTSGQVCAKDGVLVSTGKLGSEVSVEEGQKAAEQCMIRCLSVLKDHLGDLDKIKKIVKVLGFVQSADDFYDQPAVMNGASDLLHAVFGEKGKHARAAIGSNALPNNASVEVEIIVEI; encoded by the coding sequence ATGTCTGTTGAAGCGAGATTAAAGGAATTGAACATTACTCTAGAGGAAGCGCAGCCATCAGCTAATAAATTTGTACCGGTCAACCAAACAGGAAATCTTCTTTATACTTCTGGTCAAGTTTGTGCAAAGGATGGAGTGCTTGTTTCAACTGGAAAATTAGGCTCTGAGGTTTCTGTTGAAGAAGGACAAAAAGCAGCAGAACAATGTATGATCCGTTGCTTATCTGTTTTAAAGGATCATCTAGGAGATCTAGATAAGATTAAGAAAATAGTAAAAGTACTTGGTTTTGTACAAAGTGCTGATGATTTTTATGATCAGCCAGCAGTAATGAATGGAGCATCTGACTTATTACACGCGGTATTTGGAGAAAAAGGAAAACATGCTCGTGCTGCAATTGGTTCCAATGCGTTACCGAATAATGCATCTGTAGAAGTGGAGATTATTGTTGAAATATAG
- a CDS encoding DUF2179 domain-containing protein produces MLSSLLSNVYGMVLIILIINIVYVTFSTMRMILTLKGRRYLAALVSMVEIVVYILGLGLVLDNLDQIQNLIAYAIGFGIGIIVGSIIEEKLALGYITVNVVSANPDLAFTRKLRDKGYGVTSWSSYGMEGDRLSMQILTPRKYELKLYQSIKEIDPKAFIISYEPKQIRGGFVVKQVRAGRLFKNKNKKPEENKPPQSSEPVEHKEALETDDTNQVEQVNKDKEND; encoded by the coding sequence ATGCTTAGCAGTTTATTAAGTAATGTATATGGAATGGTCTTAATTATTCTTATCATTAATATTGTATATGTTACGTTTTCAACAATGCGAATGATTTTAACATTAAAGGGACGACGGTATTTAGCTGCCCTTGTTAGTATGGTTGAGATTGTTGTTTATATTTTAGGACTTGGTTTAGTATTAGATAATTTAGATCAAATTCAAAATTTAATTGCTTATGCAATAGGGTTTGGAATCGGAATTATTGTTGGTTCAATCATTGAAGAAAAACTAGCGCTTGGCTATATTACTGTAAATGTGGTTTCAGCTAATCCAGATCTTGCGTTTACACGTAAGCTACGCGATAAAGGATATGGTGTGACAAGTTGGTCCTCATATGGGATGGAAGGTGATCGATTATCAATGCAAATTTTAACTCCGAGAAAATATGAATTGAAGCTATATCAGTCGATTAAAGAAATTGATCCAAAAGCATTTATTATTTCATATGAACCAAAACAAATCCGCGGTGGTTTTGTGGTCAAACAAGTTCGTGCTGGAAGATTATTTAAGAATAAAAATAAGAAGCCGGAAGAAAATAAACCACCACAAAGTAGCGAACCAGTTGAACATAAAGAAGCATTAGAAACAGATGACACAAATCAAGTGGAGCAAGTTAATAAGGATAAGGAGAATGATTAG
- a CDS encoding AAA family ATPase, with translation MFLKKITLLRDKVPSYQKYPFTIPSIHHLGELKITKPITFFVGENGSGKSTLLEAIADKCGFHTAGGGRNNVYEVHEADAALGDFIRLSWMPKITNGFFLRAETFYHFASYLDEIEGADSLKHYGGKSLHHQSHGESFLSLFKNRFGKKAIYLLDEPEAALSPQRQLTFLRILHDLTKEKDCQFIIATHSPILLGFPDAALIEFTEEGLKETLYQDTSHYIITKYFLENRTQYLAEILKD, from the coding sequence TTGTTTTTGAAAAAGATTACTTTATTACGTGACAAAGTTCCTTCTTATCAAAAATATCCTTTTACCATTCCTTCCATTCATCATTTAGGGGAACTGAAAATAACAAAGCCAATTACTTTTTTTGTTGGAGAAAATGGTTCAGGGAAATCAACTTTACTTGAAGCAATCGCAGATAAATGTGGCTTTCATACAGCAGGTGGCGGGCGTAATAACGTATATGAGGTGCATGAGGCAGATGCGGCACTTGGAGACTTTATCCGATTATCCTGGATGCCTAAAATAACAAATGGTTTTTTCCTCCGTGCAGAAACTTTTTATCATTTTGCTTCTTATCTAGATGAAATAGAAGGTGCTGATAGCTTAAAGCATTATGGTGGAAAATCATTACATCATCAATCACATGGGGAATCTTTTCTCTCGTTATTCAAAAATCGCTTTGGCAAAAAGGCAATTTATTTATTAGATGAACCTGAGGCTGCTTTATCACCGCAGCGCCAGCTTACATTTTTAAGAATCCTTCATGACTTAACTAAAGAAAAGGATTGCCAATTCATCATTGCTACACATTCACCAATCTTACTAGGTTTTCCTGATGCAGCTTTAATTGAATTTACGGAAGAAGGATTAAAAGAGACATTATATCAAGACACTAGTCATTATATAATTACTAAATACTTCTTGGAAAATCGAACTCAATATTTAGCAGAAATATTAAAAGATTAG
- the purE gene encoding 5-(carboxyamino)imidazole ribonucleotide mutase, with translation MTAVGIIMGSISDWETMKHACDVLDELGITYEKDVISAHRTPDEMFQYAKSARERGLKVIIAGAGGAAHLPGMVASQTTLPVIGVPVQSRALNGLDSLLSIVQMPGGVPTATMAIGKAGATNAGLFAAQILGAFDTGIAENLQEYRRNMQTKVEEMRDNLAEY, from the coding sequence ATGACAGCGGTTGGCATTATTATGGGAAGTATTTCTGATTGGGAGACGATGAAGCACGCATGTGACGTTCTTGACGAATTAGGAATTACTTATGAAAAAGATGTTATTTCTGCACATCGTACACCAGATGAAATGTTTCAATATGCAAAGTCTGCTCGCGAAAGAGGATTAAAAGTAATTATCGCAGGCGCAGGTGGAGCAGCACACTTACCAGGCATGGTGGCATCACAGACAACTTTGCCTGTTATTGGCGTTCCTGTACAAAGCCGAGCATTAAATGGACTTGATTCTTTATTATCTATTGTACAGATGCCTGGTGGGGTCCCGACTGCAACCATGGCAATCGGTAAAGCTGGAGCAACGAATGCTGGATTATTTGCAGCACAAATTCTTGGAGCTTTCGATACAGGAATTGCAGAAAATCTTCAAGAATATCGAAGAAATATGCAAACTAAAGTAGAAGAAATGAGGGACAACCTTGCCGAATATTAA
- a CDS encoding YrvL family regulatory protein: MKKNIISKFSIGLLVIFILTIFVGIIFLAFMGFFKLTDVIYESYTSLFLFVLLFIGISLILEGVSKLVIWASTPKVESKLSSFIRRMVIDSFCTWLALYTADEFMTSIHVPLHIEIIISVLLFLLEEIFDDRYKKKKK; this comes from the coding sequence ATGAAAAAAAATATTATCAGTAAATTTTCCATTGGCTTATTAGTTATCTTTATCCTTACAATCTTTGTAGGGATTATATTTCTAGCATTTATGGGGTTCTTCAAGTTAACAGATGTAATCTATGAATCTTATACATCATTATTTTTATTCGTTTTATTATTTATTGGGATTAGTCTTATTTTGGAAGGCGTCTCCAAATTAGTCATTTGGGCTTCTACACCAAAAGTAGAAAGTAAGCTGTCTAGTTTTATCCGACGCATGGTGATTGACTCCTTTTGCACATGGTTAGCGCTATACACTGCTGATGAATTTATGACGTCCATTCATGTTCCATTACATATAGAAATTATTATTAGTGTACTTCTCTTTTTATTAGAAGAAATTTTTGATGATCGATACAAAAAGAAGAAAAAGTAG
- the dat gene encoding D-amino-acid transaminase codes for MKCLVIYYKNGFMERENAKVDIEDRGYQFGDGIYEVVRVYNGKFFTLDEHLARFVRSATELHIKLPFTVEALTNLLEQLVEKNELINGYVYIQLTRGAADRIHNYADNLEPVLTMYSTVRERALSDIENGVDVYLHEDIRWLRCDIKSLNLLPNTLANTAAKNKGGHEAILHRGEIVTEASASNIFIVKNNELVTHPANNLILNGITRGKILQIAEDLKIPVKEEAFTIEELFAADEAFITNTGVEIGPINHVDDKAIGTGKPGPVTRKLQKAFEALLPS; via the coding sequence GTGAAGTGCTTGGTTATTTATTACAAAAATGGCTTTATGGAAAGAGAAAATGCAAAAGTTGATATCGAAGATCGTGGTTATCAATTTGGAGATGGAATTTATGAAGTAGTCCGAGTCTATAATGGAAAGTTCTTTACATTAGATGAGCATTTAGCGCGCTTTGTACGCAGTGCAACAGAATTACATATCAAGCTTCCTTTTACTGTAGAAGCATTAACAAACTTATTAGAGCAGCTAGTTGAAAAAAATGAATTAATCAACGGTTATGTATATATCCAGTTAACTCGAGGCGCAGCTGATCGTATCCATAATTATGCTGATAACTTAGAGCCAGTATTGACGATGTATTCAACCGTACGTGAAAGAGCCTTATCAGATATAGAAAACGGTGTTGACGTATATTTACATGAAGATATTCGCTGGTTGCGCTGTGATATTAAAAGCTTGAATTTACTTCCAAATACCTTAGCAAATACTGCAGCTAAAAATAAAGGTGGTCATGAAGCAATTTTACATCGTGGGGAAATTGTTACAGAAGCCAGCGCAAGTAATATTTTTATCGTAAAAAATAATGAGTTAGTTACACACCCTGCTAATAATCTTATTTTAAATGGAATTACTCGTGGGAAAATATTGCAAATAGCGGAGGATTTGAAGATTCCTGTAAAAGAAGAAGCTTTTACAATTGAAGAATTATTCGCTGCGGATGAAGCATTTATAACGAATACTGGTGTTGAAATTGGACCAATTAACCATGTGGATGATAAAGCGATTGGCACTGGGAAGCCTGGGCCTGTTACTCGTAAATTACAGAAAGCTTTTGAAGCATTATTACCAAGTTAA
- the purK gene encoding 5-(carboxyamino)imidazole ribonucleotide synthase has translation MPNIKVTLPGQTIGIIGGGQLGRMMAIAARYMGYKIAVLDPTPDCPTAQIADHHVVAAYDDMDAIKELTEISDVVTYEFENVDLTAATYIEEKGKLPQGAYALEITQNREKEKTIMKDLNLPIPQFAIVHNGGECAQALTEFNLPAVIKTCRGGYDGKGQLKIESVADIEDAIKFADAHHPCIIEQWIRFDKEVSVVFSRSQTGEIAYFPIAENEHRDHILYKTTVPAAISTVVQEKAMEAAKLLGEKMNIVGTFAIEMFVYKDDIYLNEMAPRPHNSGHYTIEGCNISQFGQHIRAICGLPLTPIELLQPSVMVNILGEHMEDVLNHMQTSENGHVHLYGKAEAKEKRKMGHITFIADTAEKVAKQVAAYEENDQA, from the coding sequence TTGCCGAATATTAAAGTAACACTTCCTGGTCAAACGATTGGAATTATTGGTGGAGGACAGCTTGGCCGAATGATGGCAATTGCTGCAAGGTATATGGGTTACAAAATTGCTGTGCTAGATCCAACGCCAGATTGTCCCACTGCTCAAATAGCAGATCATCATGTTGTCGCAGCATACGATGATATGGACGCAATTAAGGAACTAACAGAAATTAGTGATGTAGTTACATATGAATTTGAAAACGTGGATTTAACAGCAGCAACGTATATAGAAGAAAAAGGAAAGCTGCCTCAAGGTGCTTATGCACTAGAAATCACACAAAATCGTGAAAAAGAAAAAACAATTATGAAAGATTTGAATTTGCCAATCCCTCAATTTGCTATTGTTCATAATGGGGGAGAATGTGCACAAGCATTAACAGAATTTAATCTTCCAGCAGTGATTAAAACTTGTCGTGGCGGATATGACGGAAAAGGTCAGTTGAAAATTGAATCCGTAGCAGATATAGAAGATGCAATTAAATTTGCTGACGCTCATCATCCATGTATTATCGAGCAATGGATTAGATTTGATAAAGAAGTATCAGTTGTATTTTCTCGTTCACAAACAGGTGAAATAGCATATTTTCCAATAGCTGAAAATGAACATCGAGATCATATTTTATATAAAACAACAGTTCCAGCAGCTATCAGTACAGTTGTACAAGAAAAAGCAATGGAAGCAGCAAAGCTACTTGGAGAAAAAATGAATATTGTTGGGACATTTGCCATTGAAATGTTCGTTTATAAGGATGATATTTATTTAAATGAAATGGCTCCACGACCACATAATTCAGGGCATTATACAATAGAAGGATGTAATATTTCTCAATTTGGACAGCATATCCGTGCAATTTGTGGCTTACCACTAACACCAATTGAATTATTGCAACCATCTGTCATGGTAAATATTCTAGGAGAGCATATGGAGGATGTACTTAATCATATGCAAACATCCGAAAATGGACATGTACATCTTTACGGGAAAGCAGAGGCAAAAGAAAAGCGTAAGATGGGACATATTACATTTATCGCCGACACTGCTGAAAAAGTAGCTAAGCAAGTAGCAGCATATGAGGAAAATGATCAAGCTTAA
- a CDS encoding amidohydrolase family protein, whose translation MYDLIIKNGQIYDGTGNPATQLDLGIKDGKIKKIGHLGDAEATQIIDAKNLAVSPGFIDAHSHSDLLCTKPEMQKVKLRQGVTTELLGQDGISVAPVSDKTRPLWQQQLKALNGDIGDWPWESIAEYLAFLEKSSIPCNALYLVPHGAVRSLVMGFEERIATKEEMEQMRLLVEEGMRQGAVGLSTGLEYTPNLYSDKDELIEICKGSAKYHGSLVVHIRNEDDTCLEALDEVVDVARQSGVRLHISHFKVAGEGNRDKYEIFLNKMMEAREEGIEVTFDQYPYVHGSTVLLSILPAWMHAGGTGKMLERLKDPKARAQVKADYDVSRGYKNFKDENEWKKITINFVATEANKVLEGKTMYEVAELRKQDPFDAMFDLLIEEDAAVTMIVEWGFEEDIIYGMKHELQMVGSDGIFGGRPHPRVSGTFPRVLGKYAREEGVFTLAEAIRKMTAAPAQFLRLHDRGLLRENYWADIVIFDPKTVTDQATYEDPMQAPIGIEYVIVNGEITIKQNEYTGTTSGKVIRLQDLA comes from the coding sequence ATGTACGATTTAATTATTAAAAATGGACAAATTTATGATGGAACAGGGAATCCAGCAACACAGCTTGACTTAGGAATAAAGGATGGAAAAATAAAAAAGATTGGGCACTTAGGCGACGCAGAAGCAACACAAATTATCGATGCTAAGAATCTTGCTGTATCTCCTGGTTTTATTGATGCACATTCCCATTCAGATTTACTTTGCACAAAGCCAGAGATGCAAAAAGTAAAGTTGAGGCAAGGGGTGACAACAGAATTACTTGGCCAAGATGGGATATCTGTAGCACCTGTTTCTGATAAGACTCGTCCATTATGGCAGCAACAACTAAAAGCGTTAAACGGAGATATTGGTGATTGGCCATGGGAGTCAATTGCAGAGTACTTAGCTTTTTTAGAAAAATCATCTATCCCTTGTAATGCGCTTTACTTAGTGCCACATGGTGCTGTGCGTTCTTTAGTTATGGGATTTGAGGAACGTATTGCAACAAAGGAAGAGATGGAGCAAATGCGTTTGCTTGTGGAAGAAGGAATGCGTCAAGGTGCTGTTGGCTTATCGACAGGGCTTGAATATACGCCGAATTTATATTCAGATAAAGATGAACTAATTGAGATTTGTAAAGGATCAGCGAAATATCATGGATCACTTGTTGTGCATATTCGTAATGAAGACGATACATGTCTAGAAGCTTTAGATGAAGTAGTTGATGTTGCTAGACAATCTGGTGTACGTTTGCATATTTCACATTTTAAAGTAGCGGGCGAAGGAAATCGTGATAAATACGAAATATTTTTAAATAAGATGATGGAAGCACGTGAAGAAGGTATTGAAGTGACATTTGATCAATATCCTTATGTGCATGGTTCAACAGTTCTGCTATCCATATTACCAGCTTGGATGCATGCAGGTGGCACCGGGAAAATGTTAGAGCGTTTAAAGGATCCAAAAGCACGGGCTCAAGTGAAAGCAGATTATGATGTTTCACGTGGTTATAAGAATTTTAAAGATGAAAATGAATGGAAGAAGATTACTATAAATTTTGTTGCTACGGAAGCGAATAAAGTTTTAGAAGGAAAAACAATGTACGAAGTGGCTGAGCTGCGTAAACAAGATCCTTTTGATGCCATGTTTGATTTATTAATTGAAGAAGATGCAGCAGTGACAATGATTGTGGAATGGGGATTTGAAGAAGATATTATTTATGGAATGAAGCATGAGCTACAAATGGTAGGTTCAGACGGAATATTTGGTGGACGTCCACATCCACGAGTGAGTGGAACATTTCCACGAGTGCTTGGGAAGTATGCACGTGAAGAAGGGGTATTTACCTTAGCAGAAGCAATTCGAAAAATGACAGCGGCACCTGCACAATTTTTGCGATTACATGACCGTGGTTTACTACGTGAAAATTATTGGGCAGATATTGTTATCTTTGATCCTAAAACAGTTACAGATCAAGCAACTTATGAAGATCCTATGCAAGCTCCAATTGGAATAGAGTACGTTATTGTTAATGGAGAAATAACCATTAAGCAGAATGAGTATACAGGTACAACATCAGGAAAAGTTATTCGTCTTCAAGACCTAGCTTAG